One window from the genome of Thermococcus siculi encodes:
- a CDS encoding ATP-binding cassette domain-containing protein has translation MGKAIEAVNLTKYYGSFLAVDGVSFAVKKGEVFGFLGPNGAGKTTTIRMLTGILRPTKGEVKILGYDMLSEREKLRARERMGIVPEMANPYVDLTAAQNLRLMGELYGMKKREIEERSAELLKLFDLYDKRDKKVRTFSKGMRQRLILAMAMISDPELLFLDEPTSGLDVISARMIKEVIREENRKGKTVFITTHNMSDANELCERIGIIRKGKLIAIDTPEKLKKLVSGHVSVEVSFDPMRFDPAALSSAIRVETLGDKVKVFTDDPDATIRELVRYAERNGLKIVSLRTLSPSLEDVFMELVGGKND, from the coding sequence ATGGGGAAGGCCATTGAGGCTGTGAATCTAACCAAGTACTACGGTTCGTTTCTCGCCGTTGATGGCGTGAGCTTTGCCGTGAAGAAGGGAGAGGTCTTCGGCTTCCTTGGACCGAACGGGGCCGGAAAGACAACGACGATAAGGATGCTCACCGGGATACTCAGACCTACGAAGGGCGAGGTCAAGATACTCGGCTACGACATGCTCAGCGAGCGCGAGAAGCTGAGGGCGAGGGAGAGGATGGGCATCGTCCCCGAGATGGCGAACCCCTACGTGGATCTGACCGCCGCTCAGAACCTCCGCTTGATGGGCGAGCTCTACGGGATGAAGAAGAGGGAGATAGAGGAACGCTCCGCCGAACTCCTCAAGCTCTTCGACCTCTACGATAAGCGGGACAAGAAGGTGAGGACGTTTTCGAAGGGGATGAGACAGCGCTTGATTCTGGCGATGGCGATGATAAGCGATCCGGAGCTTCTCTTCCTCGACGAGCCGACGAGCGGTCTCGACGTGATAAGCGCGCGCATGATAAAGGAGGTAATCCGTGAGGAGAACCGGAAGGGGAAGACCGTGTTCATCACCACCCACAACATGAGCGATGCGAACGAGCTGTGCGAGAGGATTGGAATAATCAGGAAGGGAAAGCTCATCGCGATAGACACCCCTGAGAAGCTCAAGAAGCTCGTGAGCGGGCATGTCTCCGTGGAGGTCAGCTTCGACCCGATGCGCTTTGACCCCGCGGCGCTTAGCTCGGCAATCCGGGTTGAGACGCTTGGGGACAAGGTGAAGGTCTTCACCGACGACCCCGACGCGACCATCAGGGAACTCGTGAGATACGCCGAGAGGAACGGTTTGAAGATAGTGAGCCTCAGAACGCTCTCGCCTTCCCTTGAGGATGTCTTCATGGAGCTGGTGGGTGGTAAAAATGATTGA